DNA sequence from the Terriglobia bacterium genome:
GGACCTCCTCGACGGCCCGGTACCAGAAAGACGTCTTTATATGGGGAACCGGGGGTAGAGTCAAGGTGCTCTCGTGGAGTGGGCCCGTCGGGGCGTCTTTCGTGCTGCATCGATGCAGAAAGCGGCGGGGCGTGGATCGGGGCCATGTTATCCTGCCAGCCGTTTGTGCCCGGTTTCCGGCGCCCATTGCTGCGGCGCGTGCCGTGGGGCCCGGATGCGGACCCAATATCAAGGGGGCAAACATGAGACGTGGGACACCGTGGATCCTCGGGACGGCGCTGATCCTCGCGGGCGTGCTTCCCGCGATGGCCTCCGGCTTCAGCATCTACGAGCAAAGCGCCAAGGCCTCCGGCCAGGCGGGGGCGTGGGTCGCCCGCGCGGACGATGCGGCGGCCAACTGGTACAACCCCGCTGCCCTGACCCGCTTCGACGGGATGCAGGTCCAGTTCGGCCTGAGCCTGATCACGATCGGAAAGGACACGAAGTTCACCTCTACGGATCCCACGTACAACGCGCCTTACGCGGTGATTTCGCCGACCCGGTTCGACTCCGAGCAGAACAACGCCTTTCCAGCGAGCTTCTATTTCACTCAGAAGATCAACGGCAAGATGGCGTGGGGAGTCGGCGTGACGACCCCGTTCGGTCTCGTTACCGAGTGGAAGGATCGCCCCGTCGTCTTCTCCAGCCGCAAGGCCGACCTGATGACGTTCGTCGTCAACCCGAACTTCGCCTACGCCTTCGATGATCGGTGGTCGCTAGCCATCGGCGCGGATTACATGCTTGCGGACATCAGAGAGTTCTCGCGAGACGTGGATCAGAGCGCCCTGCTCAGCCAGGAACCCGGGACGGTGGTGGGAAGATCGAATCTCAGCGGCGATGGCAACGCGTTCGGATGGAACCTGGCGGTTCACGCCAAGGACCCCAAGTGGTCCTTTGGGTTCACGTACCGAGCGGCGCTATCCCCCAAGATCGACGGAAACGTGAAATTCTCCGGAATCAACCCCCTGCTGGCGGCGCTGTTCCCGAACGGTCCCGGCACGGCCACGCTCGATCTCCCTGCGGAGGCCGCGGCCGGCTTCGCGTGGACCGGGGTGCCGAATTGGGCATTCGAGTTCGATCTGAGCTGGGCCCAGTGGTCGACGTTCGACAAGCTGGCGGTGAACTTCGAAAAGAACACGAGCGTTCCCGGGCCCGCCGGCCCGATCCCGGTCGTTGCGGATATCGACCAGGCCGAGAGCTGGAAGAACACGGTTGCCGCCAGGTTCGGCGCGGCGTGGAAGATCGCGGGCCCGCATGAGCTTCGATTCGGTGCTGTATGGGACCAGAACCCGATTCCCGACGAGACCCTGCGTCCCTCGATCCCGGATGGCGACCGCAAGTCGGTGACGCTCGGTTACGGTTACTGCGGCAAGCACTGGAACGCCGACGTCTATTACATGCCGCTCTTCTTCCAGACCCGGGACGCCAAGGGCGCCCCGGCCCACAAGCCGAGCGAGAACCCGTATCAAACGGTGGATGGAGTCATCGACGGCAAGTACGAATCCTTCGTCCACCTCATCGGCGCGAGCTTCACATGGCGATTCTGATTCCGTGATGCCGTTCGCGGGACGCGCAGGTGACCTCGCCGGCGCGCCCGAAGACGGCGGTGCTCCTCGTTCCGACATGTCTTCCCGATCGCTCGTCGACTTCGCTGCGGCCGCGTTTCGCGACCACCCGGGTCCAGCGCTCGTCCGGGACGACCCGGGCCGGCGCGACGTCTCGGCCGCCGACCTGGACCGCGGGTCGCTCGAGCTGGCGGCCGCGCTCGTGACCTACGGGCTCGAGCCCGGCTCTCGCGTGGCGGTCCTCACGGACGTGGGCGAGGAGTTGCTCCTCGGCTTCCTCGCCGTGATCCGCGCTGGGGCGACCTTGGTGCCGCTCGAGCCCGGTGACGCCGGGAACGGGCTCCTCGATGTCCTCAGGGACACGTCGGCGCGCCAAATCCTGGTTTCCGACGAGACGCTCCTCGACCGGATCCTCTCGATCCGGCCGGACTTACCGGCGCTCGACCTCGTCCTGCTGTTTCGCGAGGCCGGAGAAGATCGGGCGGCGGCCCTGACGGTCGCCGGAGCACGGGCGGTCGGCGCCAATGCGCTGGAACGGTCGCCGGACCTCCTGACTCGGCCGGCGGAGGAGGGAGCTGGAGCGCCCGCGATGTTGCTCCACGGCGGACTCGCCGGGATCCCCCTTACCCACGCGAACGTCCTGGCGGCGGCCGATTCGGTCGCCGCCGCTCTTCGCATCGAACGAGGCGCAACCGTGCTCTCGTCCATTTCGGCGCAGAGCGCCACCCATCTCGCCCTGTCTCTCGCGTGCCTCGCGCGCGGTGCCAAGCTCGCGCACGTTTCCCGTGCGGATGGAATGGGGGCGGCTTTGGCTGGCGTCCGACCGCAGCTGGCCGTCCTGCCACGCTCGCTCGCCGGGGCGCTTCGGACCCACCTCGAGCTGGCCACCGGGGCGACGAGCTGGCTAGGCAAGCGGCTCTTGCGATTCGCGCTCCGGCAAGGGGAGAGGCGGTCCGAGGCGGAACTCCTGGCGGGACGGCTCCCGTCGGCGACGACCTGGGGTTGGCGCGTCGCCGATCTGCTGGTGATACGCCGGATCCGCGAGGCCCTCGGCGGCCGCCTGACCGGTCTCGTGTCTCTGGGCGAGCCGCTTCCGGTCGCGGAATGTCTATTCCTTCTCCACCTGGGGGTTCCGTTTCTCGAGGGGCTCGCGTTCCCAGAGGCCGGCGGGCTCGTCGCCGTGGGCCAGCCCGACGGGCTCCGGGCGGGAACCGTGGGGCGGCTCGTCTCCGGGCTCGAGGCGCGGTCCGGCGAAGACGGGGCGCTCGAGCTACGGGGACCGACGGTGCCGGGCGGCGGTTGGCGGCGTGTCCCGTTCCGAGGACGATTCGACGGCGATGGTTACCTTTCAGGGTCGTTCATGATCTGAGCGTCTGGGGTCACTTGACGTCTTGGCCTCGGAATTGCAAATTGGATCGCGGGGGCCCGAGGAAGAACTCTGTGTTTCGAACACGCAACGTCAGGACGATCGCAACGACGGCGCTCACTTTTCTCTGGGGAATGAGCTTGGCCCTTGCGGGCCAGGCACCGGACGCTTCCGCCGGAGGAGGGGAAGTTGCCCTCGCGACGGCTGCGGCCTCTACCGCGGGCGCATCGAGCACCGATCCCGTGCTGAGCGGCTACGTCGAGGTGGAGAAGATCCGTCTCGTGCTGCTGCCGACCAAAGTCGAGGACCGTAAAGGGCGGGTCATCGAGGGGCTCACCGCGAATGACTTCCAGTTGATGGAAGACTACATCCCCCAGAAGATCCAGTTCGTCTCGGTGGAATCCGACGCGCCGGTTTCCATCGCGTTCATGCTGGATGTTTCGGGGAGCATGAGGATCAGCGGCAAGCTGGATGCGGCCAAGGAGGCGATACGCTACTTCCTGGACGGACTCAGGCCGCAGGACCGGTTCGCGCTGATCGCATTCGCCGACGAGCAAGTCGCCTGGATCACCGAGTTCACCAACGACCGCGAGCGCTTCCTGCAGAGGCTCATGGTGCAGACTGGATACGGCCAGACCGCGCTCAACGACGCGGTGGCCGCGGCGCCGGGGCTCGTTCAGGCGGGAACCGACGGGCGCAAGGCGATCCTCCTGATCACCGACGGCGTGGACAACGCCAGTCGAACGAGCCTCGACCAGGCGATCGAATTGGCGCGGCGAGCCAGCGTTCCGATCTATACGGTGGGGTTCTCCTCGCTGCCGCGAGATCTCCTGCCGATGAAAGAGGAGTTGGCCACCAACTTCAGCGTCCTCACCCGCTTCTCCGACGAGACCGGCGGCTCGCTCTTCGCGGTCCACGATCCCGACGAGCTCAAAGAGGCGGTCGTCCGCATCGACGAAGAGCTACGCCACCAGTACCTGATCGGTTACGTTCCCAGCCGGACGCTGTGGAACGGCTCCTATCGCCGGATCCAGCTGGTGACCCGGAAGAGCCGATACCAGGTTCACACTCGGACCGGGTACTACGCCACGCCCTGAACCGGACGATCCAGCCGGGTCCGATGGCGTCCACGGGTGCTCAAGCCAGGCAATTCGTTCCTCGGTCGCGTCATTCTTACACGTGCTCCCGCTGAGAAAAAGCCCTATTTTCAGCCACTTCTCGGCTCTCATGCGTGGCACGACGATTGAAAGCTACTGGTCGGAGGGGGCTGTTGCAGTCTCGTAACGACCGGAATACAGTTACGGAACGTCGAAGCCCCCTGGGCTCGACGAGGATGCTTCGAGAAGGCACCCGGACTCCCCGACCGGCGTCGCCAACGGCAGGCAGGACGGGGAGCACTCAAGGAGAGCAGGCTATGCGCAAGCGAACGACGACGGTTGTGGCCCTATTGGCCATCGGGGTCCTCGCAGTCTCGGTGGGCTGCGTGACCAAGAAGGTCTACCGGAAGGACCAGGAGCAGACCGACACCCGCATGAAAGGCGTGGAGAGCGGCGT
Encoded proteins:
- a CDS encoding outer membrane protein transport protein, producing the protein MRRGTPWILGTALILAGVLPAMASGFSIYEQSAKASGQAGAWVARADDAAANWYNPAALTRFDGMQVQFGLSLITIGKDTKFTSTDPTYNAPYAVISPTRFDSEQNNAFPASFYFTQKINGKMAWGVGVTTPFGLVTEWKDRPVVFSSRKADLMTFVVNPNFAYAFDDRWSLAIGADYMLADIREFSRDVDQSALLSQEPGTVVGRSNLSGDGNAFGWNLAVHAKDPKWSFGFTYRAALSPKIDGNVKFSGINPLLAALFPNGPGTATLDLPAEAAAGFAWTGVPNWAFEFDLSWAQWSTFDKLAVNFEKNTSVPGPAGPIPVVADIDQAESWKNTVAARFGAAWKIAGPHELRFGAVWDQNPIPDETLRPSIPDGDRKSVTLGYGYCGKHWNADVYYMPLFFQTRDAKGAPAHKPSENPYQTVDGVIDGKYESFVHLIGASFTWRF
- a CDS encoding VWA domain-containing protein, with translation MFRTRNVRTIATTALTFLWGMSLALAGQAPDASAGGGEVALATAAASTAGASSTDPVLSGYVEVEKIRLVLLPTKVEDRKGRVIEGLTANDFQLMEDYIPQKIQFVSVESDAPVSIAFMLDVSGSMRISGKLDAAKEAIRYFLDGLRPQDRFALIAFADEQVAWITEFTNDRERFLQRLMVQTGYGQTALNDAVAAAPGLVQAGTDGRKAILLITDGVDNASRTSLDQAIELARRASVPIYTVGFSSLPRDLLPMKEELATNFSVLTRFSDETGGSLFAVHDPDELKEAVVRIDEELRHQYLIGYVPSRTLWNGSYRRIQLVTRKSRYQVHTRTGYYATP
- a CDS encoding AMP-binding protein, whose translation is MSSRSLVDFAAAAFRDHPGPALVRDDPGRRDVSAADLDRGSLELAAALVTYGLEPGSRVAVLTDVGEELLLGFLAVIRAGATLVPLEPGDAGNGLLDVLRDTSARQILVSDETLLDRILSIRPDLPALDLVLLFREAGEDRAAALTVAGARAVGANALERSPDLLTRPAEEGAGAPAMLLHGGLAGIPLTHANVLAAADSVAAALRIERGATVLSSISAQSATHLALSLACLARGAKLAHVSRADGMGAALAGVRPQLAVLPRSLAGALRTHLELATGATSWLGKRLLRFALRQGERRSEAELLAGRLPSATTWGWRVADLLVIRRIREALGGRLTGLVSLGEPLPVAECLFLLHLGVPFLEGLAFPEAGGLVAVGQPDGLRAGTVGRLVSGLEARSGEDGALELRGPTVPGGGWRRVPFRGRFDGDGYLSGSFMI